A single Mesomycoplasma ovipneumoniae DNA region contains:
- a CDS encoding MHJ_0274 family protein, with protein sequence MVDTNLIVVIALLTTLIIGFLAYGFISNRLKLRRLKIEKAELKELSNKTLAIFLARIIVIIEKNIDLVSNFVVGANLKMSDVNNLARVHLEVLQNDQVVSQIIQTGYETEKIFFNNINILSKSKSNLWAKHNTKELNYFTDFASYLKKFDKTILGLYNDEKIRFLKYYSHLIADLKQKKVKIDDLSTLSQQYFDQNRIPTKPIKLPFWKKWRKK encoded by the coding sequence ATGGTTGATACTAATTTAATAGTCGTAATTGCACTGCTCACAACACTAATCATAGGATTTTTAGCCTATGGTTTTATTTCAAATCGTCTTAAATTAAGGCGACTAAAGATAGAAAAAGCTGAACTTAAGGAATTAAGCAACAAAACCTTAGCAATTTTTTTAGCACGAATTATTGTAATAATTGAAAAAAATATTGATTTAGTATCAAATTTTGTTGTTGGCGCTAATCTTAAAATGTCAGATGTAAACAATTTAGCACGCGTTCACCTTGAGGTTCTCCAAAATGATCAAGTTGTGTCCCAAATTATTCAAACAGGGTATGAAACTGAAAAAATTTTTTTCAATAATATAAATATTTTATCCAAAAGTAAATCAAATTTATGAGCAAAACATAATACTAAGGAACTTAATTATTTTACTGATTTTGCTAGTTATTTGAAAAAATTTGACAAAACTATCCTTGGATTATATAATGACGAAAAAATCCGCTTTTTGAAATACTATAGTCATTTAATTGCTGATTTAAAACAAAAAAAAGTTAAAATTGACGATCTCTCAACATTAAGTCAGCAATATTTTGATCAAAATCGCATTCCGACAAAACCGATTAAGCTACCTTTTTGAAAAAAATGAAGAAAAAAATAG